Part of the Pseudooceanicola algae genome is shown below.
ACCGACGAGATGATCGTTGCCGCCCGCCGTGGTCACGTTCTCGATCCCGACCAGTCGGTCGGAGCCGTGGCCCGTGGACTGGGTGCCCGTTGTCGCCAGGGAGACCGTCGTGTCGATGGTACCGCCGAAGTTCGCGGTATCGATCCCGTCACCACCGTTGAAGTAATCATTTCCTGAATTGCCGTCGAGCGTGTCGTCGCCGTCGCCCCCGATCAGCGTGTCGTCCCCGTTCCCCCCTGCGAGCAGGTCGTCCTGGGAGCCGCCATAGAGCAGGTCGTCCGCATCCCCGCCGTAGAGGAGGTCAAGGCCGGAACCACCAAAGAGCGTATCCTGATCGGCCCCACCGAAGAGCGTATCCTGACCGTCGCCACCGACCACGGTATCCTCGCCGCCGCTGCCCAAGAGCGTATCGTTTCCAGCGCCGCCGATGACCGTGTCGTCCCCATCCTCTCCGAAGAGCACGTCATCGCCGGCATGACCATTGAGACTATCGTTGCCCTCTCCTCCTCTCAGCGTCTCGTCAGCTTCCGTCCCGACCACCTGCATCCCGGTATCGGCGGAAGCGGTGATCCTTACCGTGCCGGTACTCTGTTCGCTCCCGTCCGAGACCACGTAGGTGAAGCTGTCGATGATCTCCCCGGTCGTGGCGGGATCATCGGCGAGGGCCGACGCATCATATTGATAGAGGCCATTGCCAAGGGCGGTCAGTGCGCCACGCAGGTCGCTGTCGTCGAGGGAAATGAAGCTGAGCGTATCGCCGTCCAGGTCGATGTCGTTCGCCAGCAGATCTGTGATGGAAAACTCCAGAGGCTGCGTGCCCGGGGCCTCGAAGTCGTCATCCGCTGCCTCGGGCGCGTCGTTGAGGCCGGTGATGGTGACGGTGATCTGCGCGGTAGTCGTGTCGGTGCCGTCGGAGATCGTGTACTCCAGTGTATCCGTCGCGGTCTCGCCCGCGCCCAGATACTGGAAAGCGGTCCCGGGAGAGTAGAGCCAGGAATAGTCACCCTTGTAGATATTTCCCTTTGTCTCCGAGGTCTTATCCACCGAGACCACGCTCAAATCTGCCCCCTCCGGATCACTGTCATTGGCCAGAAGATCTTTTATACGGCTTTTCAGCTTGCCGTCTTCCGTCACGGCAGGTTTGACATAAGCCGACCCGTCCGCGTCGAAGATCTGCGCCTTGACCGCGTAGCCACTGCCGTCCTGAGTCCTGTCACTGGTTTCCCATGTGATGACGAATCCGCCATCTTCCAGACCGGTCACAGATGGATCGGACTGGAGAAGGCTGTTCTCGAGGTTGACAAGAACCTCGTCTCCGACCGCCCCCCCATCCGCATCGAAGACCTGTGCCTTGATTGCCGAGCCGGAGCCATCCTGCGCCACATCGTCGGTTTTCCATGTGACGACGAACCTGCCCCCTGCGAGGCTGGTCACCGAAGCGGACGACTGATCCGAGGAGGTCGCGTCGTTGACGATGAATTCGGTCCCGACCATGGCGCCGGTCGCATCGAAGATTTGTGCCTTGAGCGCAGAGCCGTCCCCGTCCTGTGCCGGGTCCAACGTCTCCCAGGTGATGACGAACCCATTTCCCTCGAGGCTCGTGATCGAAGGGGTGACCTGGCTCAGATCAGGCGTCGAATTGACGAGGAATTCGCTTCCAACCGCGCTTCCATCCGCATCGAAGATCTGCGCCTTGATCGCATAGCCGCTGCCGTCCTGGGTCGTATCGTTCGTCTGCCATGTGATGACGAACCCGCCAGTCTCGAGACCTGTCGACGATGGTGCGAGCTGACTGCTGCTGGTCAGGGAATTGACGAGGAACTCGCTTCCGACCGTGGCCCCATTCGCCGCGTATATCTGCGCCTTGATCGCATAGCCGCTACCGTCCTGGGCCGTGTCGCTTGTCCGCCAGGTGACGAGGAACCCGCCATCCGCCAAACCGGTCATCGAAGGTTCGAGCTGGCTGTTGGACCTCGAGGAGTTGACGAGGAATTCGGTCCCGACGCCTGTGCCGTCCTCCGCGAAGACCCGCGCCTTGATCGCGGAGAGGCTGCCGTCATGAGACGGGTCTGACGACTGCCATGCGATGGTGAAGCCGCCACCTGTCAGATCGGTCACGACGGGATCGAGCTGGTCGCCCATGGGTTCGGAGTTGACGAGGAACTCGCTTCCGATCTTGGCGCCGTCGGCAGCGTAGAGCTGTGCCTTGAGCGCGGTGCCATCCTTGTCCTGATATGCGTCGCCAGTCGTCCATGTGACGAGGAACCGGCCATCCGCCAGACCGCTCACCGACGGGGCGCGCTGATCTCCGTTGGTCCCGGAATTCACGAGGAATTCGCCCACCTCGGTTCCAGTGATGTTGTCCGCCCCGGCGACGGGTGCCTGGTTCGGCGCGACATCGACCGTCACGTTGCCTCCCACGGCGTGGGTTCCGTCGGACAACACGTAGGTGAAGCTGTCCGTACCGACGAAACCTGCGTCCGGGACATAGAGAACCGTATCGTCGGAAGTGTCCGCAGTCCCCTGATCCTCGATTTCGACGACACCATGCGCCGCCGCGCCAAGCGAGACGATCGAGAGAACAGATCCGGTATCGGGGTCGCGGTCATTGGCCAGAACATCCACCTCGACAGCTACACCATAAGCTGCGCTTGCGGCATCTGCCGTCGCAATTGGCGCGTCGTTGGTGCCCAGGACGGTGATGGAAACGGTGGCGGCAGCCGTGTTGCTGCCATCCGAGATGATGTACTCCAGCGTGTCCGTTGCGGTCTCGCCTTCTGGCAGGTAGTCGAATGCCTCGCCCGGCTCATAGGTCCAGGTGCCATTGCCATTGTCCGTCAGGCGGCCCGATGTGTCCTCGGTTGCCGTGACGGAGACGACTTGCAACGTCGCACCGGTCGAGCTGTTGTCATTGGCCAGAAGTTCCGCAGCGGTGATCGTCAGGCTGTCATCTTCGGTGAGGGCGGACCAGACATAGTCCGTCCCGTCCGCGTTGAATGCCCGCGCCTTGATCGCCGAACCGCTGCCGTCCTGTGCAGTGTCATCGGTCTGCCATGTGATGATGAACCCGCCATCCGCCAGTCCGGTCACCGAAGGGGATATCTGATCGCCCGTCGCATCCAGGTTGACGAGCAACTCGTCCGCGACCTCGGTGCCATCCGCCGTGTAGACCTGCGCCTTGATGGCATGACCGCTACCGTCCTCGGTCGGGTCAGAGGTGCTCCATGCGATGACGAACCCGCCGTTTGCCAGACCAGTCACGGAAGGTTCGCCCTGACTTTCATTCCAATCGGAGACAACGGTGAAGGCGCGTCCGAGCGCTGAGCCGTTTTCGGTGTATATCCTTGCTATGAGTGAACTACGGTGACCTTCGTCGCCTTCTGAATAGCCCCACTCCTCCCACGCGGTGACGAAGCCACCATTCGACAGAGCCGTCACCGTAGCCGGCCCATCATCCGCCACGTAAATGAGACCGATGGGATCCTTGGAAACGACATTACGCTCGGTTCCGATTGCTGTGCCATCCGCAGCATAGAGCTGTGCTCTGATCCCCCGGCTTGAACCATCGCTGGTTGTGTCGATCGTCTTCCATGTAACCACGAAGCCACCGTCCGTCAGGCCGGTCACCGAAGAGAAGGTCTGTGCATTGGCTTTCTGCGAGTTCACGAGAAACTCGTCGCTGACCACGGTGCCATCGGCTGCGAAGACCTGCCCCTTGATGGCAGAGCTGCTGCCATCCTGCGACACGTCGGAGGTGGTCCATGTGATAACGAACCCTCCATCGCCGAGGCTGGTCACCGAGGGCGAAAACTGGCGTCCGAGCGTCTCCGAGTTGGCGAGAATCTCGCTCCCGACCGCAGTGCCATCCGCCGCGTAGACCCGCGCCTTGATCGCGTAATCGGAGCCGTCCTGCGTGGTGTCGGAGGTGGTCCATGTGATGGCCCACCCGCCATCCGCCAGACCCGTCACGGCCGGGGTGCTCTGGCTTCCCTCTGTCTCGGAGTTGACCAGGAATTCCGTTCCCATCGCGTTCCCGTCGACCGCGTATCTCTGCGCCTTTAGTGCGGAACCGGAGCCGTCCTGTGTCGTGTCGGAGGTGATCCACGTGACGAGGTATCCGCCATCTGCCAGTGCGGTGACCATCGGGTCGGTCTGCTCGGAGGTCGTTCGGGAGTTGACGAGGAACTCCCCCAACCCGGTCGTTCCACCGAAGCTGTCTGCGGCTGCGGTGAGGCTCTCAGTGTTCATGGAGGAGTATCTCTCTGAAATATATAGTAAAAATATGAATAATAGGATGTATGTCGAATATAGGTAGCGGTTTACGAAATATTAACTTTGCTTAGCGGGGAATTGAAGTCCTGAGGATACCAATGAGTTGCAACGCCACTCATTTCCGCTCGGCGTGGCTGAGCTACCCCCCCCCCCGAAATTCGGACACTGACATAAGCTACGATTTGCAGTCTGCTGATCTTCGACGAGAAGGAGCTCCACGCCAAGATCGGGGAGCTGGCGGTGGCCAACTCTTTTTTGGAACGAAAGCTGAAACCTTGGGGCGGGAAGTGAGGCACGGCATGATCGAGCCGGACCACCCGGATCTCCCCATTGGGCAGCAGTGCAAGCTTCTGTCGACCGCGCGCTCCTCTTTCTACTACACGCCCAAGGGTGAGTGGTAACAGTGGTGCGCAACGCAGGGACCCGTTATGGCATCTCATAGCCAGTAGATGATGATGGCTGCGAGAACGGTGGCGGAAAAGAAGGCCTTGGGGCACCGGTCGTATCTTGTTGCGACACGTCGCCAGTTTTTGAGCCTACCGAAACGGTGCAGTTGCGGCGGCTCTGCCCCCTGAAAACTGGATCGTTTGAATCTGGCGTTTTTGGTTAAACTTTCTTGGTTGGTCATTGCCTTTCCAACTTCGACTTTCCGCGCCTGTGACACTTGTCGGATTTGCTGAGAATAGGCAGTCTAGAACTGGGGACCAGACGGGCCAGAATATGGAAGCGGTTCATGCTCCGTCTTTTCATCTGGTCCCAACTTTGACCTAATGTCTTCCTGGGCAGCCTGTGCCTGAGCTTTCTGCCGTTTGCGTAGCTCCTCAAGGTCGGACGCTACAAGATCTACCACCAGCCGGTTCACCTTGAACCTACCTGGACCATCGACCAGGCGTTCTTCTCGCCAAAGATCGTTCGAAAGCATGAGCTCTTCGGTGCCGAAGCCCCAATTAGCAAGGATTTTTCGTGCCTTAGGATCAGATGAAAAGGCGCGGCACATTTCAATTTTCTTGTTGATCCGCTGGTTTTCAGCGCGCTGCGCCGCCGCAGCGGCAAGTCGATCCGCAGCCCGTCTTTCCTCAATGGCGTTCTGCTGCTGGCGCTGCTTGTTTTGTTCCGCCCGCTCTCGTGCTCTCCGCGCTTGTTCCTGATCTGCTTTCGCTTGGCTGATCTTCGCATTACCCGAAGAGGTTTTGGCATAGGCTTCCAGCTGCTCTGCGCGGTGTTTCACGCCGCCCATGACAGGTGTGATCAGCGCTTGGTCATGGAATGTTACCAGGCCTGACAGCCGGTCCCGTTCCTGGATAAGTTCGGCACCGGTGAGCTTTTTGACCGGCTCCAGCACCATGTGCATCTCGGTCAAGGTGAGGGAACTCTCCAAATAGGCGTTCTCCGGCTCGTCAAAGGCAGCTGGCGCGCGACGACCATCCCTGTAGGCGTTCCAAGCCTCAAGAAGGCGCTCAGCGGCGCTCAGGAAGGCCGTGGTGGCCTTCAGGTTGGTGTTCAGGCGTGTGGCGACGGCCTCGCCGAGTTCGAGGTAGGCTGCGTCTTGCTGATCGGGCGTCAGCGTCTCGAACAGCTTCTGGGCCTGATGGCCGAATGTGATGATCCCCGCCGTGGCAACAGCGGCGTTGGACTTCATGGCGCGTTTCGTGTCGCGCAGGGCGCGGCGTTCTTCGCTGACTTTGCGGAGCTTGCCGCCCGTCTCGGGAGTGATGAGCACCCGGTTCTGGGCGGAGAGGATGGTATCGACGTAAGCAGGCTGCGGTCCCATCCGGAGATCGTGGTTGCGCTGCCCTCCGATGGTGGTGGCGCTGCGCGTCCCAATCCTAGTCTGTGCTGCCCTTGGATTCCCGCCGGGTCCGGGCTTTAAAATCTTATCCGCTAACCTACTAGAGATAGCAAAACTATCCCGTAGGCAAAGAGAGGATGCCACAGCCTCCCCCCTTTTGAACCCCCCAGCCTTCCGCAGGACCGAAAGGTGCTGCTGCCCCTTTGGAAACCCCGTCTCCGGCTTACGCCTGCGCAGCCCTGACCAGCCTTGCTGCCGCCCTATAGGCGGCGCAAACCAAAACCACCCCAGCCATGTGGGGGGGCGGTCGGTTTTGGTTTGCAAGGAGGTCCTGTCAGAAGCCGAGGTATTCCGGGAGCATTGACGCCGCGTTTCGTTTGGAAGCTCTGGCAGGCTTCAGCACCCGCCAGGATACGCCACTTTCTCAGACCGCATCACCCAATTTCGACCATAGCTCCGTGCACTTGGAACACATTCTTTGCCAGATCGAGCCCGACCGGGATCATCTCCGACATGATCGCTCTCCTTGTGGTTCTTCATAGACCCACATTGGCACAGAGATGCCGTCGGGGGGCGGTGCTGCCGGTACTCTGCGAATAGATGACTACCATTTCGATCCCTTGGATAAATTGATGGGTCCGTCGCGCAAAGCGTCAACCAAGCTGAGGGAATGGTAAGAGGGAAGGATTCAACTGTGTAAGCGGGCCGAACGCATCGCTCAGGCAGTCTTTGGAATTGGTTCCTTGATCGTGAACGGCGGCCGCGCTCCATGTTGTGAATGGTTCAGGCGGTACGAGGTGGAGCCGATCTCACGAGGGGAGTGCGTTCTTGGGCTGCAATGCCCCGCCACCGCGTCACTCTGGACGCGTCAACATCCGCTGGCGAGGCTGTCCTAGGTGACCGGGATGAACCCGGTCACCTTTTAGCGTCTTGCAGGTATGAAACCTACTAGAGTTGGACGCCGTGATCCCGAGGACCTGCTCCTGTGGCGGGCTATGCGCGGCACCCGATTATTGTGCCGCGTGCTCGATATGCATAATGTCTTCGAGATAGCCCAGAAGCTCCTCGCGCAGGTCGTCACGCCCCAGACCGAAGGCGACGGTGGCCTGCAGGAAGCCTGCCTTGGAGCCGCAGTCGAAGCGCTGGCCCTTGAAACGGAAACCGTGCACCGGGCGACCCGCGGTGATCTCGTCCGCGATGGCGTCGGTCAGCTGGATCTCTCCGCCGGCACCGGTCTTGCCCTGGTTGAGGTTCTGCATCACCGAATTCTGCAGCACGTAACGCCCGATTACCGCCAGGTTCGACGGCGCTTCGCCTTCCTTGGGCTTCTCGACCATGCCCTTGACCGAAACGACATTGCCCATGTCCTTTTCGACGTCGAGGATCCCGTAGGATTTCGTCTTGGCCGGGGCGACTTCCATGGCGGCGACCATGGAGGCGGGCTGTTCCTCGAAGGCTTCGATCATCTGCTGCAGGCAGGGCTTCTCGGCTGCGATCACGTCATCGGGCAGGATCACCGCAAAGGGTTCATCCCCGATCAGGCGCCGCGCGCACCAGACCGCGTGGCCAAGGCCAAGCGCCTTGTGCTGGCGGATATAGGCGATGGCGCCGCTGTCCATGTAGGTGGACTTCAGCACGTCGAGCAATTCGGTCTTGCCCTTGGCCGTCAGGTCCGCCTCGAGCACGGGCGAGTGGTCGAAGTAATCCTCAAGCGCGGATTTCCCGCGCGAGGTCACGAAGATGAATTCCTCGATTCCGGCGGCGCGGGCCTCGTCGATCGCGTATTGGATCAGCGGCCGGTCGACCAGCGTCATGATTTCCTTCGGCACCGATTTGGTCGCCGGAAGGAAACGCGTGCCCAGGCCCGCAACCGGGAAAATGGCTTTGGTAACTTTGTTTTTCACAATAATGTCCTCAGGTATGTCACAGTGTTCAATACATCCGGCCCCGGTTCGTTCCCCGGCCGCGATGCAGGGGGCGAAGATTGGCCGCTGCGCTGCCCGCCGGTTGAAAACGCGGGAATTTGTCTCAAATCCGGAGCCGTGTTCCGGGCGTTCACCCGGTCCTCCGTTCCGCGGGCTAGGATCACGTCAAGCGTTTGCGATTGCAAGAGAGGAAGAGCCGATGTTGGCCCTGTCGCGGGAGGGCCGGCGGTACTTTGCCC
Proteins encoded:
- the galU gene encoding UTP--glucose-1-phosphate uridylyltransferase GalU — protein: MKNKVTKAIFPVAGLGTRFLPATKSVPKEIMTLVDRPLIQYAIDEARAAGIEEFIFVTSRGKSALEDYFDHSPVLEADLTAKGKTELLDVLKSTYMDSGAIAYIRQHKALGLGHAVWCARRLIGDEPFAVILPDDVIAAEKPCLQQMIEAFEEQPASMVAAMEVAPAKTKSYGILDVEKDMGNVVSVKGMVEKPKEGEAPSNLAVIGRYVLQNSVMQNLNQGKTGAGGEIQLTDAIADEITAGRPVHGFRFKGQRFDCGSKAGFLQATVAFGLGRDDLREELLGYLEDIMHIEHAAQ